A genomic region of Gemmata massiliana contains the following coding sequences:
- the ahr gene encoding NADPH-dependent aldehyde reductase Ahr, which produces MSIRAFAAQQPKGELKAFEYDPGALGDEQVEIAVSHCGICHSDLSMLDNDWGMSAYPLVAGHEVVGTVTAVGSRVATVKPGARVGLGWYSQSCMRCRQCMSGDHNLCPTAEQTIVGRHGGFANKVRAHWAWATPLPEGIDPVKAGPLFCGGLTVFNPLVQFDVRPTHRVGIVGIGGLGHMAVQFANKWGCEVVAFSSSAGKTDEAKRLGAHHVVNSKDDAAMQKIAGTLDLILVTVNVPLNWPAYIAALAPKGRLHFVGAVLEPIAVPAMAMIMPQKSLSGSPLGSPVTTADMLAFCARHKIEPVTETFPLTKVNDALAHVRAGKARYRVVLENDLKV; this is translated from the coding sequence ATGTCGATTCGCGCGTTCGCAGCACAGCAGCCAAAAGGTGAGTTGAAGGCGTTCGAGTACGATCCCGGGGCGCTCGGCGACGAGCAGGTGGAGATCGCCGTTTCGCACTGCGGGATCTGCCACTCGGACCTGTCGATGCTCGACAACGATTGGGGCATGAGTGCGTACCCGCTGGTCGCGGGGCACGAGGTGGTCGGCACCGTGACCGCGGTCGGTTCGCGCGTCGCGACCGTGAAACCGGGCGCGCGAGTTGGCCTGGGCTGGTACTCGCAGAGCTGTATGCGCTGCCGGCAGTGCATGAGCGGCGATCACAATCTTTGCCCGACCGCGGAGCAAACGATCGTTGGGCGCCACGGCGGGTTCGCGAACAAGGTCCGCGCGCACTGGGCCTGGGCAACCCCGCTACCCGAGGGAATCGACCCGGTGAAGGCCGGTCCGCTGTTTTGCGGCGGACTGACGGTGTTTAACCCGCTCGTACAGTTCGACGTGCGCCCCACGCACCGCGTCGGGATCGTCGGGATCGGCGGGTTGGGGCACATGGCGGTGCAGTTCGCGAACAAGTGGGGCTGTGAAGTGGTCGCGTTCTCGTCCTCGGCCGGGAAGACAGACGAGGCGAAGCGGCTAGGCGCGCACCACGTCGTCAACTCCAAAGACGATGCGGCCATGCAGAAGATCGCGGGTACGCTCGACCTGATCCTCGTGACCGTGAACGTGCCGCTGAACTGGCCGGCGTATATCGCGGCACTCGCGCCGAAGGGTCGGCTGCACTTCGTGGGGGCCGTGCTTGAGCCGATCGCGGTTCCGGCGATGGCGATGATTATGCCGCAAAAATCGCTTTCCGGGTCGCCGCTCGGCAGCCCGGTCACAACGGCAGACATGCTCGCGTTCTGCGCCCGGCACAAGATCGAGCCGGTCACGGAAACATTCCCGCTCACGAAGGTGAACGACGCACTTGCTCACGTGCGCGCCGGCAAAGCGCGATACCGCGTCGTGTTGGAAAACGATCTGAAGGTGTAG
- a CDS encoding flavodoxin family protein, with protein MATVAIVYFSAQGHTHQLAEAVAEGARGVNGTTVELVRLVGADIVEGRWKNPSVLAKLAAADAIVFGTPTYMGGYAAQFKAFIDTSSEVWMAQGWKDKLAAAFTHSQNLSGDKQSTLIGLWVNAMQHSMVWVSPGIKVEGYDADKLNRLAGYGGVMAQTAWGQEKVNEGDRKTAVLLGQRVAETAVRWVKGK; from the coding sequence ATGGCAACGGTCGCGATCGTTTACTTCTCCGCTCAAGGGCACACGCACCAACTCGCCGAGGCCGTTGCCGAAGGCGCGCGTGGGGTGAATGGCACGACCGTTGAACTGGTCCGGCTCGTCGGCGCGGACATTGTCGAGGGCCGGTGGAAGAATCCCTCCGTGCTGGCGAAACTGGCCGCAGCCGACGCGATTGTGTTCGGCACCCCGACCTACATGGGTGGGTACGCGGCGCAGTTCAAGGCGTTTATCGACACCTCAAGTGAAGTGTGGATGGCCCAGGGGTGGAAGGACAAGCTCGCGGCCGCATTCACACACTCGCAGAATCTGAGCGGGGACAAGCAGAGCACGCTCATCGGGCTGTGGGTGAACGCGATGCAGCACAGCATGGTTTGGGTCAGCCCCGGTATCAAGGTCGAGGGATACGATGCGGACAAGTTGAACCGGCTGGCCGGGTACGGGGGCGTGATGGCGCAAACGGCGTGGGGGCAGGAGAAAGTGAACGAGGGCGACCGCAAGACGGCCGTGCTCTTGGGCCAGCGCGTCGCCGAAACCGCTGTTCGTTGGGTGAAGGGCAAGTAA
- a CDS encoding SDR family oxidoreductase, translating to MARFSGKVALVTGGTSGIGKVTAIAFAKEGAKVVISGRREKEGSAVIEEIQKAGGTAIFVQADVAKEADVKRLVEETVAKFGRLDVAFNNAGVESMGPVTEVTEAEYRRVFDINVWGVLASMKYEVPAMLKTGGGAIINTSSIAGHIGMGGVSVYIATKHAVEGLTKSVALEYAKQGIRVTAVAPAAIVTDMIDRFAGGEHSEQGKALAAMHPVARMGRAEEVAAAVLYLASDDAKFTTGISLPVDGGFLAQ from the coding sequence ATGGCGCGGTTCAGCGGTAAGGTCGCACTTGTGACCGGTGGGACGAGTGGGATCGGCAAGGTGACAGCAATCGCGTTCGCTAAAGAGGGCGCGAAAGTTGTTATCTCCGGTCGGCGCGAAAAAGAAGGCTCGGCGGTTATCGAGGAAATCCAAAAGGCCGGTGGTACGGCGATTTTTGTTCAAGCCGATGTCGCGAAAGAAGCGGACGTGAAGCGACTCGTTGAAGAAACGGTCGCAAAGTTCGGCCGGCTCGATGTCGCGTTCAACAACGCCGGAGTCGAATCAATGGGGCCGGTCACGGAGGTCACGGAAGCGGAATACCGGCGCGTGTTCGACATTAACGTGTGGGGTGTGCTCGCGAGCATGAAGTACGAAGTCCCGGCGATGCTGAAGACCGGCGGCGGGGCGATCATCAACACGTCGAGTATCGCGGGGCACATCGGCATGGGCGGCGTGTCTGTCTACATCGCGACCAAGCACGCGGTCGAAGGTTTAACGAAATCGGTGGCACTGGAGTACGCGAAACAGGGCATCCGCGTGACCGCCGTAGCTCCGGCCGCGATCGTGACGGACATGATCGACCGGTTCGCTGGTGGGGAGCACAGCGAACAAGGGAAGGCGCTCGCCGCGATGCACCCGGTCGCACGAATGGGGCGCGCGGAAGAAGTGGCCGCGGCCGTACTCTACCTCGCGAGCGACGACGCGAAGTTCACCACCGGCATCTCGCTCCCGGTGGACGGCGGGTTCCTGGCTCAGTAA
- a CDS encoding DNA ligase has product MDLNDGQIYEMQGSGKNPYKIKNVGGVYSCSCPAWLNQNAPSNARTCKHIRKLRGDAVEELRLASAGELLPPKPKGAEDKKELPLLQGEPWDEKQDLTGWWMSEKLDGVRAYWDGKQFLSRGYNIYYAPDWFTAGLPNHPLDGELWIARKKFQPATDIAKSQGTPDRWKDLRYLVFDAPDASGPFEDRVKFLSTAAPTWKNQFTSLVEHIACTGNDHVRAELERVTGLGGEGLMLRKPGSLYERVRSSTILKVKKFLDMEVVVTDYEPGEGRHAGRVGALWVRLSTGVTCKVGTGLKDKDRDNPPAKGSIITVKYQELTDDGALRFPVYVGPRPDGYPNAVPPTRKKETFAPVPEPVKIGKATVAVVPPAPVVAAVTPPKPTEAPKPKSEPKPVPASPPTPTGGSTMDTTTKRYFEFVDGSSNKFWEVWTEGTDVVTQWGKIGTPGRETRKEFSDAAKTQKEYDKLVAEKTGKGYSEKPRPA; this is encoded by the coding sequence ATGGACCTCAATGACGGCCAAATCTACGAAATGCAGGGTTCCGGTAAAAACCCGTACAAGATCAAAAACGTTGGCGGCGTGTATTCCTGTTCCTGCCCCGCGTGGCTCAATCAAAACGCGCCGAGTAACGCGCGCACGTGCAAACACATCCGCAAACTCCGCGGCGATGCGGTCGAAGAACTGCGCCTCGCGAGCGCGGGCGAACTGCTACCTCCCAAACCCAAGGGGGCGGAAGACAAGAAAGAGCTGCCGCTGCTCCAGGGCGAGCCCTGGGACGAGAAGCAAGACCTCACCGGTTGGTGGATGAGCGAAAAGCTCGACGGCGTGCGGGCGTACTGGGACGGCAAGCAGTTCCTCTCGCGCGGGTACAACATCTACTACGCCCCGGACTGGTTCACCGCGGGACTGCCCAATCACCCGCTCGACGGCGAACTGTGGATCGCGCGCAAGAAGTTCCAGCCCGCCACCGATATCGCAAAAAGCCAGGGAACGCCGGACCGCTGGAAAGATCTCCGGTACCTCGTTTTTGACGCGCCCGATGCCTCCGGTCCATTCGAGGACCGGGTGAAGTTCCTGAGTACCGCTGCGCCCACCTGGAAGAACCAGTTCACGTCCCTGGTCGAGCACATCGCTTGTACCGGGAACGACCACGTCCGGGCCGAACTTGAGAGAGTGACCGGGCTCGGTGGCGAGGGGCTGATGCTCCGCAAGCCTGGTTCCCTTTACGAGCGCGTGCGTTCCTCAACGATCCTGAAGGTCAAAAAGTTCCTCGACATGGAAGTGGTCGTAACGGACTACGAACCGGGTGAGGGGCGGCACGCCGGGCGCGTGGGGGCACTGTGGGTGCGCCTGAGTACCGGCGTCACGTGCAAAGTGGGTACGGGGCTCAAAGACAAGGACCGCGACAATCCGCCCGCAAAGGGAAGCATTATCACTGTGAAGTATCAGGAGCTGACCGACGACGGCGCGCTGCGGTTCCCCGTGTACGTTGGTCCGCGTCCAGATGGGTATCCCAACGCCGTACCGCCCACGCGGAAAAAAGAAACGTTCGCTCCCGTTCCGGAACCGGTGAAAATCGGGAAAGCAACCGTTGCAGTGGTGCCTCCTGCGCCCGTGGTCGCCGCCGTAACACCGCCGAAACCGACAGAAGCCCCGAAACCCAAGTCCGAACCCAAACCCGTTCCTGCTTCTCCCCCAACTCCAACTGGAGGATCGACGATGGATACGACGACCAAACGGTATTTCGAGTTCGTGGACGGTTCGTCCAACAAGTTCTGGGAAGTTTGGACCGAGGGCACCGACGTCGTCACGCAGTGGGGCAAGATCGGCACCCCCGGCCGCGAGACGCGCAAGGAGTTCTCAGACGCCGCCAAAACCCAGAAGGAGTACGACAAGCTCGTCGCCGAAAAGACCGGTAAGGGTTACTCGGAAAAGCCGCGCCCAGCGTAA
- a CDS encoding calcium-binding protein, translated as MSATARTLSQFLPKLSTLEQREVPAVLAIFNTSTLTVIGDGNANNIVVSADATGNLQVTNNGAAVTINTTFGTANKANLQTVNVDVKGGDDTINLDRSLNVLDANGKLAAAPNGTLSGGNGNDRISSGIGGFVGGVVGNAIVGNLVMDGGAGDDFLDSGFGNDVMLGGSGNDTLRWLPGTLVDTFDGGSGNDTAVIVGNANNQGDAFRLDADPTTGGALFQRTNLVPFKIGITTTENVVMQTQSGDDTITVTALAGTGVKTVTMDGGDGNDVLDGSAADVKLQIIGGAGDDKLIGGQKDDILVGGDGNDSLVGGKGTDVLDGGAGNDTLDVGTKDCKQDVLIGGSGADTFIRRQVNKSTSPSPQFDDVLLDFSATDGDVTKIMFV; from the coding sequence ATGTCCGCGACCGCTCGCACGCTCTCCCAGTTCCTGCCGAAGTTGAGCACCCTCGAACAGCGCGAAGTCCCTGCTGTACTCGCTATTTTCAACACCTCGACCCTCACCGTTATTGGGGACGGAAACGCGAACAACATCGTCGTCTCCGCCGACGCTACGGGCAACTTGCAGGTAACCAACAACGGCGCGGCCGTTACCATCAACACCACCTTCGGGACCGCGAACAAGGCCAACCTGCAAACGGTCAACGTCGACGTGAAGGGCGGCGACGACACGATCAACTTGGACCGCTCGCTGAACGTTCTCGACGCGAACGGCAAACTCGCTGCGGCCCCCAACGGCACTCTTTCAGGTGGTAACGGAAACGACCGCATCAGCTCCGGGATCGGCGGCTTCGTGGGTGGGGTTGTTGGCAACGCGATCGTCGGCAACCTCGTGATGGACGGCGGGGCCGGTGACGATTTCCTCGATAGCGGATTCGGCAACGACGTGATGCTCGGCGGGAGCGGGAACGACACACTCCGTTGGCTGCCCGGCACGCTCGTCGACACCTTCGACGGCGGGAGCGGGAACGACACTGCGGTCATCGTCGGTAACGCCAATAACCAAGGTGATGCGTTCCGGCTCGATGCGGACCCGACCACGGGCGGCGCGCTGTTCCAGCGCACCAACCTCGTACCGTTCAAGATCGGCATCACGACCACAGAGAACGTGGTGATGCAAACGCAAAGCGGTGACGACACGATCACCGTGACTGCGCTGGCCGGCACCGGCGTGAAGACCGTGACGATGGACGGCGGCGACGGGAACGACGTGCTCGACGGCTCGGCCGCCGACGTGAAACTTCAAATCATCGGTGGCGCCGGGGACGACAAGCTGATCGGCGGTCAGAAGGACGACATCCTGGTAGGCGGCGACGGGAACGATTCGCTGGTCGGTGGGAAGGGCACGGACGTACTCGACGGCGGCGCGGGGAACGACACCCTTGATGTGGGCACAAAAGACTGCAAGCAGGACGTGCTCATCGGTGGGAGCGGGGCCGATACATTCATCCGCCGGCAGGTGAACAAGTCCACCTCGCCGTCCCCGCAATTCGACGATGTGCTGCTCGACTTCAGCGCCACGGACGGTGACGTGACGAAGATCATGTTCGTGTAA
- a CDS encoding VOC family protein encodes MSEKNGLIPHLVVKNGAKAIEFYVAALGAVELARMPTEDGRLMHAALKIGDATLFLCDDFPEYCGGVSRAPAGPSPVTLHWCVPNCDAAIEKAQQAGAAVTMPAADMFWGDRYGQIVDPFGHAWSFSHPLTAEQKEAAEKAWAEQNPFGKKAVA; translated from the coding sequence ATGTCCGAAAAGAATGGTCTGATTCCGCACTTGGTGGTGAAGAACGGTGCGAAGGCGATCGAGTTCTATGTGGCCGCTCTGGGCGCCGTGGAACTGGCCCGCATGCCCACCGAGGACGGGCGCCTGATGCACGCGGCGCTCAAGATCGGCGACGCGACGCTGTTCCTGTGCGACGACTTCCCCGAATACTGCGGGGGCGTGTCGCGTGCGCCGGCCGGCCCGTCGCCGGTCACGTTGCACTGGTGCGTGCCGAACTGCGATGCGGCCATTGAGAAGGCGCAACAGGCCGGCGCCGCGGTCACGATGCCGGCCGCGGACATGTTCTGGGGCGACCGGTACGGCCAAATCGTGGACCCGTTCGGGCACGCATGGTCGTTCAGTCACCCCCTCACGGCCGAACAGAAAGAGGCCGCCGAAAAAGCGTGGGCCGAACAGAACCCGTTCGGCAAAAAGGCCGTCGCCTAA
- a CDS encoding RNA ligase family protein — MNAIRKYPRTRHLIGSRLQPGDEDLDAVPVSELRGKYVVIEEKMDGANCGISFGPDYALRLQSRGHYLTGGPRERQFDLLKQWAGAISDRLLDRLTDRFVMYGEWMYAKHTVYYDALPHFFMEFDILDTETGVFLDTPRRAELLADLPVKPVKVLFAGEFPGEEYLRTLVGPSYFVTPNAPTQMREDVARLGWDVERAVRQTDLSGVMEGLYVKVEENGAVTERYKFVRAEFLQTVTADGHWQDRPLVPNRLAEGAELFE, encoded by the coding sequence ATGAACGCGATCCGCAAATACCCCCGCACGCGCCACCTGATCGGCTCGCGCTTGCAACCGGGCGATGAAGATCTCGACGCGGTGCCCGTGTCCGAGTTGAGGGGCAAGTACGTCGTCATCGAAGAAAAGATGGACGGCGCCAATTGCGGGATCAGCTTCGGCCCGGACTACGCGCTTCGCTTGCAGAGCCGCGGGCACTACCTGACCGGCGGGCCGCGCGAGCGCCAGTTCGACCTCCTGAAGCAGTGGGCCGGGGCGATATCGGACCGGCTCCTCGACCGGTTGACGGACCGCTTCGTGATGTACGGCGAGTGGATGTACGCGAAACACACCGTTTACTACGACGCGCTTCCGCACTTCTTCATGGAGTTCGACATCCTGGACACCGAAACGGGCGTGTTCCTCGACACCCCGCGCCGCGCGGAACTGCTGGCCGATTTGCCCGTGAAGCCGGTCAAGGTGCTGTTCGCGGGAGAATTCCCGGGTGAGGAGTACTTGCGGACGCTCGTCGGGCCATCGTACTTCGTTACCCCGAACGCCCCGACACAGATGCGTGAAGACGTCGCGCGCCTCGGCTGGGACGTAGAACGCGCCGTCCGCCAGACCGATCTCTCGGGCGTGATGGAGGGGTTGTACGTCAAAGTGGAAGAGAACGGTGCCGTCACCGAACGGTACAAATTCGTGCGCGCCGAATTCTTACAAACCGTTACCGCGGACGGTCACTGGCAGGACCGCCCGCTCGTCCCCAACCGACTCGCAGAGGGAGCGGAGTTGTTCGAGTGA
- a CDS encoding DUF1501 domain-containing protein, with protein MSAFPSHANGLAARQQLLNRRWFLRDCGVGLGAIALADMARSTDAPKPRTHHEPKAKRVIYLFMGGAPSHLELFDNKPQLAKFDGTLPPPDLLRNYRAAFINPNSKLLGPKFKFKKFGKNGTELGELLPHLGEVVDDIAIVKSMNTDAFNHAPAQIMALTGHQQFGRPSAGAWVTYGLGSESKDLPGFVVFSSGSKGPSGGNSCWGSGFLPSSHAGTLFRSAGDPVLFLSNPTGVDSAMQKESLDAINALNKKRLDVVGDPEIAARISAYEMAGRMQSSAPELMDLSKETKETLAMYGAEPGKPSFANNCLLARRLIERGVRFVQLFHEAWDHHGGLTNGLKSECGKTDKASAALVKDLKQRGLLKDTLVVWGGEFGRTPMVQGGNDGRDHHPNCYSVWMAGGGVKPGLVLGKSDDLGFNVVEDHVHVHDLNATILHLLGLNHEKLTYRLQGRDFRLTDVHGEVVEKLIA; from the coding sequence ATGTCCGCCTTCCCTTCGCACGCAAACGGGCTTGCGGCCCGGCAGCAGTTGCTCAACCGCCGGTGGTTCCTCCGGGATTGTGGTGTTGGCCTCGGGGCGATCGCGCTGGCGGACATGGCCCGCTCGACCGACGCTCCCAAACCGCGGACGCACCACGAGCCGAAGGCCAAGCGTGTCATTTACCTGTTCATGGGCGGCGCGCCGAGTCACCTGGAACTGTTCGACAACAAGCCGCAACTCGCCAAGTTCGACGGCACACTCCCGCCGCCGGACCTGCTCCGGAACTACCGGGCCGCGTTCATTAACCCGAACTCGAAGCTGCTCGGGCCGAAGTTCAAGTTCAAGAAGTTCGGCAAGAACGGCACCGAACTCGGTGAGTTACTCCCGCACCTCGGCGAAGTGGTCGACGACATCGCCATCGTGAAATCGATGAACACGGATGCGTTCAACCACGCGCCGGCGCAAATCATGGCCCTCACCGGGCACCAGCAGTTCGGGCGCCCAAGTGCGGGCGCGTGGGTCACCTACGGTTTGGGGAGCGAGTCGAAAGACCTGCCCGGGTTCGTGGTGTTCAGCAGCGGGAGCAAGGGGCCGAGTGGCGGGAACTCGTGTTGGGGGAGCGGGTTCTTACCGTCGAGTCACGCCGGTACGCTGTTCCGCTCCGCGGGCGACCCGGTGCTGTTCCTGAGCAACCCCACTGGTGTCGATTCCGCGATGCAAAAGGAATCACTCGACGCGATCAATGCGCTAAACAAGAAGCGCCTTGATGTGGTCGGCGACCCGGAAATTGCTGCGCGCATCTCGGCCTACGAGATGGCGGGGCGGATGCAGAGCAGCGCGCCGGAACTCATGGACCTGAGCAAGGAGACGAAGGAAACGCTCGCGATGTACGGCGCGGAGCCGGGGAAGCCGAGCTTCGCGAACAACTGCCTGCTCGCCCGGCGCCTGATCGAGCGCGGTGTGCGGTTCGTGCAACTGTTCCACGAAGCCTGGGACCACCACGGCGGGCTGACGAACGGGCTGAAATCCGAGTGCGGCAAGACCGACAAGGCAAGCGCCGCACTCGTGAAGGATCTGAAGCAGCGCGGGCTGCTGAAGGACACGCTTGTAGTTTGGGGCGGCGAGTTCGGGCGCACGCCGATGGTTCAGGGCGGTAACGACGGACGCGACCACCACCCGAACTGTTACTCCGTGTGGATGGCCGGTGGTGGCGTGAAGCCGGGGCTAGTGCTGGGCAAGTCCGACGACCTCGGATTCAACGTGGTAGAGGACCATGTTCACGTTCACGACCTGAACGCGACCATCCTTCACTTACTCGGACTGAATCATGAGAAATTGACCTACCGGCTTCAAGGCCGCGACTTCCGGCTCACCGACGTCCACGGCGAAGTGGTGGAGAAATTGATTGCTTGA
- a CDS encoding family 16 glycoside hydrolase encodes MTSLHRMLTIAALAACVSLLPAEDKPAPAAVAPNEGEVKALFNGKNLDGWVNVNCHPDTFFVKGDEIITTGTPTGFLRTEKQYENFELDFDWMHIEKEKMANSGLFVWGDPLPAVGTQYTRGIEVQVLINYAPKDGWATSHGDIFSIHGARCTPDRPHPTRKGMERCLPSENRVKGGGEWNHYKVIANDGAIKLHVNGKEVSGVSKSNPRKGYLALESEGAECHFKNIKIKELPSTNPKPEECAKVAEGHVSLFNGTDLKGWSTKEGEWKVAGAVLKCTGTADIMTEKRYGAAELIFDWKVPQNTEKAQCVVSVGGAPLIITLPNGVKPGSWQRQTFRVEKARGVAPIAFKATEGLELMNVFVHELKGNK; translated from the coding sequence ATGACCTCTCTCCACAGAATGCTCACGATCGCTGCTCTCGCTGCGTGCGTGTCACTGCTACCCGCCGAAGACAAACCGGCGCCGGCCGCTGTTGCGCCCAATGAGGGCGAAGTGAAGGCGCTGTTCAACGGCAAGAATCTCGACGGTTGGGTGAACGTAAATTGTCACCCCGACACGTTCTTCGTGAAGGGCGACGAGATCATCACCACCGGTACGCCCACGGGCTTCCTCCGGACCGAGAAACAGTACGAGAATTTCGAGTTGGACTTCGACTGGATGCACATTGAGAAGGAGAAAATGGCGAACAGCGGGCTGTTTGTGTGGGGCGACCCGCTCCCCGCCGTGGGCACGCAGTACACGCGCGGAATCGAAGTGCAGGTGCTCATCAACTACGCCCCGAAGGACGGCTGGGCAACGAGCCACGGCGACATCTTCAGCATCCACGGTGCGCGCTGCACGCCGGACCGTCCGCACCCGACCCGCAAGGGAATGGAGCGCTGCTTGCCGAGCGAGAATCGCGTGAAGGGCGGCGGCGAGTGGAACCACTACAAGGTCATCGCCAACGACGGCGCCATCAAACTGCACGTGAACGGCAAGGAAGTTTCGGGCGTGAGCAAGAGCAATCCGCGCAAGGGCTACCTCGCACTGGAGAGCGAAGGCGCGGAGTGCCATTTCAAGAACATCAAGATCAAGGAACTCCCGAGCACCAATCCGAAGCCCGAAGAGTGTGCAAAAGTCGCGGAGGGGCACGTCTCGTTGTTCAACGGCACCGATCTGAAAGGGTGGTCGACGAAAGAGGGCGAGTGGAAGGTCGCCGGGGCCGTGCTGAAATGTACCGGTACGGCCGACATCATGACCGAGAAGCGGTACGGTGCGGCGGAACTGATCTTCGATTGGAAGGTTCCGCAGAACACCGAAAAAGCTCAGTGCGTCGTGTCGGTCGGCGGGGCCCCTCTTATTATCACGCTCCCGAATGGGGTGAAACCAGGATCATGGCAGCGCCAGACGTTCCGAGTCGAAAAGGCCCGGGGAGTTGCTCCCATCGCGTTCAAGGCGACCGAGGGCCTTGAACTCATGAACGTGTTCGTCCACGAATTGAAAGGGAACAAGTGA